A genome region from Triticum aestivum cultivar Chinese Spring chromosome 2B, IWGSC CS RefSeq v2.1, whole genome shotgun sequence includes the following:
- the LOC123044309 gene encoding uncharacterized protein isoform X1: protein MLQWRVGHRGHEPPSRVRKTGTKGFPACGDRRARRVQPLPAMAGRGEAPPPAKRSSSGVAGRGGAAPPPAANAGRRGLAQNGQRPLAGGVGAAVAAGRGVPPGGAPPPGLAPSQPALGEGSLKPTAPASVPATNTAGRGVGRAPVAPPLVPQAAGRGGPRPPAPGTSGDGPAGRGAGHRPVGGVTATTGKPPPHYVARPVQNRSTQPQSINKEPNVPPRGQWGDDGYDAYGEGQHRGSSSTGGGYGYAWQSNGSAERPFCGPAGGFVEGAFGPDRRQRGGHRGNRGGRSWGRGRFRRPPPPRVSVPTDATEETQLSSELPPQAMEVVKGLANVEVTEAGTVDEAAERSDAERASKYARKKERMICYRCGEKGHFIAKCVAQLCESCGKLAHESGECPILRDLPPTLNIYGVYCAELMFFESPAAREVPEDNQSSTTWIVRATQGEVTEAQIVRRLQELAPGDFVWELVLIEDRVFKVDFPSVDDLQRLLSFGLCKVPGTKCILEFNEWKQVEPKGKPLTQVWLRFLGAPSKPLQDARVVASLGIMVGKTEKVDMAFTRANGIARILVSILDIEYVPDKVNWTYKGEVFPLDIEFEDTDLFDDAVNGNDVDMHDREGGAGTKGALSDETMREGSNVSHAQSAGNGLEAQPTASQAVPMTTLRFGSFEPASAPPRLWSDRVESSDDLERTLPSLELEMETGVSVARQASSLGGVAAWWHGDGSLGLQTPAGATSVSAIAGAMGCGGGGSGHGVLSLPVLRPMQVSSVASAPRGSAPAAGGTSRQAASTPSAMVVATTVAAAAGGGTPGQEARSPPSTPMVRRTISPMPFPSELPVGAGADRGQEALSYAPPHCLMWGTRPRGSGARRRLL from the coding sequence ATGCTGCAATGGAGAGTGGGGCATCGAGGACATGAACCGCCGTCTAGGGTTCGCAAGACAGGCACGAAGGGTTTCCCGGCTTGTGGGGATCGACGTGCGAGACGCGTCCAGCCCTTGCCGGCCATGGCAGGTCGAGGGGAGGCTCCACCGCCAGCAAAGCGCTCCTCCTCAGGCGTTGCAGGTCGGGGTGGGGCGGCTCCCCCGCCGGCAGCGAACGCCGGACGGAGAGGTCTGGCGCAGAATGGCCAAAGGCCGCTGGCGGGAGGTGTCGGCGCGGCTGTTGCCGCGGGACGAGGTGTGCCCCCCGGTGGTGCGCCGCCTCCGGGTCTGGCCCCTTCGCAGCCGGCTCTTGGGGAAGGAAGCTTGAAGCCGACGGCGCCGGCCTCGGTGCCCGCTACTAATACTGCCGGGAGGGGGGTCGGGAGAGCACCAGTTGCGCCGCCCCTTGTTCCCCAGGCTGCGGGTAGAGGGGGACCTAGACCTCCCGCGCCAGGTACTTCTGGAGATGGGCCGGCTGGCCGCGGCGCCGGACATCGGCCTGTTGGAGGCGTAACGGCAACCACAGGGAAACCACCACCGCATTATGTTGCTAGGCCGGTGCAGAACCGGTCCACTCAGCCTCAGTCGATCAATAAAGAGCCTAATGTTCCGCCCCGAGGCCAGTGGGGGGACGACGGGTATGATGCATACGGTGAAGGACAGCACCGCGGCTCCTCGTCTACGGGAGGAGGGTATGGTTACGCTTGGCAGAGCAACGGGTCGGCTGAGAGACCGTTTTGTGGGCCGGCCGGCGGTTTCGTTGAGGGGGCCTTCGGCCCGGATCGCCGTCAGAGAGGAGGTCATCGTGGCAACCGTGGTGGTCGGAGCTGGGGTCGTGGGAGATTTCGCCGCCCACCACCACCTCGGGTGTCTGTTCCTACAGATGCTACGGAGGAGACTCAGCTTTCCTCAGAGCTTCCTCCACAGGCGATGGAGGTGGTGAAGGGGTTGGCCAATGTTGAGGTTACTGAGGCTGGGACGGTGGATGAGGCTGCCGAGAGGTCTGATGCAGAGAGGGCGTCCAAGTATGCCCGTAAGAAGGAGAGGATGATTTGCTATCGTTGTGGCGAGAAGGGCCACTTCATTGCTAAGTGTGTGGCCCAGCTGTGTGAGTCATGTGGCAAGCTTGCACATGAGTCGGGAGAGTGCCCGATTTTGCGTGACTTACCTCCGACTCTGAACATCTATGGAGTCTACTGTGCTGAGCTCATGTTTTTCGAGTCCCCGGCGGCGAGAGAGGTCCCGGAGGATAACCAGAGTTCGACTACTTGGATTGTGAGAGCGACCCAGGGCGAGGTGACTGAGGCACAGATTGTGAGGAGGTTGCAGGAGTTAGCTCCCGGTGATTTTGTTTGGGAGTTGGTGCTCATAGAAGACAGAGTTTTTAAGGTTGATTTCCCGTCTGTTGATGACTTGCAGAGATTGTTGAGTTTTGGCTTGTGTAAAGTTCCCGGTACTAAGTGTATTCTGGAGTTTAACGAGTGGAAACAGGTCGAGCCTAAAGGAAAACCGCTTACACAGGTATGGCTGCGGTTTTTGGGGGCTCCATCTAAGCCTCTGCAGGATGCTCGCGTGGTGGCCAGTTTGGGCATCATGGTTGGAAAGACAGAAAAAGTGGACATGGCGTTCACTCGTGCCAATGGGATTGCCCGGATTCTTGTCAGCATTCTGGATATTGAGTATGTGCCTGATAAGGTCAACTGGACTTATAAGGGCGAGGTGTTCCCGCTAGATATTGAGTTCGAGGACACCGACTTATTTGATGATGCGGTTAACGGCAATGATGTTGACATGCACGACCGGGAGGGTGGTGCGGGGACTAAGGGGGCACTGTCAGATGAGACCATGCGAGAGGGATCCAACGTTTCTCACGCTCAGTCGGCCGGGAATGGATTGGAGGCTCAGCCCACAGCCTCACAGGCGGTACCCATGACTACTCTACGTTTTGGGTCTTTCGAGCCAGCCTCGGCACCTCCCAGGCTTTGGAGTGACAGGGTGGAGTCGAGTGATGATCTTGAGCGCACGCTTCCTTCACTGGAGTTAGAGATGGAGACTGGTGTGTCTGTTGCTCGTCAGGCGAGTTCTTTGGGAGGCGTTGCGGCGTGGTGGCACGGTGATGGTTCTCTTGGACTGCAGACTCCCGCGGGCGCGACTTCGGTGTCGGCGATCGCGGGGGCGATGGGGTGTGGGGGAGGGGGTTCGGGACATGGAGTCCTCTCCCTCCCCGTCCTGAGGCCGATGCAGGTGTCATCGGTGGCGTCGGCCCCGAGGGGGTCGGCTCCGGCTGCTGGAGGGACCTCGAGGCAGGCGGCCTCGACTCCTTCGGCGATGGTGGTGGCAACCACTGTGGCTGCTGCTGCGGGAGGGGGGACGCCAGGGCAGGAGGCCCGGTCTCCACCCTCTACTCCGATGGTCAGGAGGACCATCTCACCGATGCCTTTCCCGTCCGAGCTGCCGGTTGGGGCGGGAGCAGACCGCGGGCAGGAGGCCCTGTCTTATGCTCCTCCCCACTGCCTGATGTGGGGCACTCGTCCAAGGGGATCGGGAGCCCGCAGACGCCTTCTCTAG
- the LOC123044309 gene encoding uncharacterized protein isoform X2 has protein sequence MLATPSWSRGRLLLRVHAVHHRPSEAKLETPCSGLAELEGGGGGGGGGGEREGGCKRPHLLQAVRRTSRPFLKTSHPFLKTQPSVCFDTSNKLKLGRLTIRWSGTTYRLKLCRRMGTTWRLKLLHQFGRRWSFSPLFPITGEGKPGMKSELRRLHNIATRLLNHLRQKYLNEATELLTSRSFHLRIHFRRLKRENRQLAYDICNNYYEPQMQEFIANAFRQFLSRHLDLNASGYENIDALRDGITRRARISFPRLPRSIQSFSEFLDNRTPVGQYNLFKGHKDSVDVLEIDPQAHWCLRKAVQNVLNTHRAELCCNGEWGIEDMNRRLGFARQARRVSRLVGIDVRDASSPCRPWQVEGRLHRQQSAPPQALQVGVGRLPRRQRTPDGEVWRRMAKGRWREVSARLLPRDEVCPPVVRRLRVWPLRSRLLGKEA, from the exons ATGCTAGCGACGCCCTCGTGGagtcgtggtcgtcttcttctccgagttCACGCGGTTCACCATCGTCCGAGCGAG GCTAAACTAGAGACGCCATGTTCAGGGCTCGCAGagctggaggggggggggggggggggggggggggggggggagcgggagGGAGGCTGCAAGCGCCCCCACCTCCTGCAGGCCGTCAGGAGGACCTCCCGCCCCTTCCTCAAGACCTCCCACCCCTTCCTCAAGACCCAGCCCTCCGTCTGCTTCGACACCTCGAACAAGCTCAAGCTGGGGCGGTTAACAATCCGCTGGTCGGGAACTACTTACAGATTGAAGCTGTGCCGCCGGATGGGAACTACTTGGAGATTGAAGCTGCTCCACCAATTTGGCAGGAGATGGAGTTTCAGCCCGTTATTCCCGATTACTGGGGAAGGGAAGCCAGGGATGAAGTCAGAACTCAGAAGGCTCCACAACATAGCGACGCGTTTGTTAAATCATCTCCGTCA GAAATATCTTAATGAGGCCACGGAACTCTTGACTTCAAGGTCCTTCCATTTGAGAATTCACTTCAGGAGACTCAAGCGAGAAAATAGGCAGCTGGCATATGACATCTGCAATAATTATTATGAGCCGCAAATGCAAGAATTCATTGCGAATGCTTTCAGGCAATTCTTGTCGCGCCATCTTGATCTCAATGCCTCTGGTTATGAAAACATTGATGCTCTCAGGGATGGCATAACCCGGCGTGCTCGCATATCATTCCCAAGACTTCCTAGAAG TATTCAATCGTTCTCAGAATTCCTTGACAACAGAACTCCTGTTGGTCAATATAACTTGTTTAAAGGTCACAAAGACTCAGTGGATGTGTTGGAAATTGATCCTCAAGCGCACTGGTGTTTGCGAAAGGCTGTTCAGAATGTCCTGAATACCCACAGGGCCGAATTATGCTGCAATGGAGAGTGGGGCATCGAGGACATGAACCGCCGTCTAGGGTTCGCAAGACAGGCACGAAGGGTTTCCCGGCTTGTGGGGATCGACGTGCGAGACGCGTCCAGCCCTTGCCGGCCATGGCAGGTCGAGGGGAGGCTCCACCGCCAGCAAAGCGCTCCTCCTCAGGCGTTGCAGGTCGGGGTGGGGCGGCTCCCCCGCCGGCAGCGAACGCCGGACGGAGAGGTCTGGCGCAGAATGGCCAAAGGCCGCTGGCGGGAGGTGTCGGCGCGGCTGTTGCCGCGGGACGAGGTGTGCCCCCCGGTGGTGCGCCGCCTCCGGGTCTGGCCCCTTCGCAGCCGGCTCTTGGGGAAGGAAGCTTGA